In Pseudomonas asiatica, the following are encoded in one genomic region:
- a CDS encoding MFS transporter: MAYSPAPDQGTDTTRNALYRRITLRLIPFIFICYLFNYLDRVNVGFAKLQMLDALKFSETVYGLGAGIFFIGYVLCGLPSNLALNRFGPRRWIALMMIAWGSLSTCLLFVTTPTEFYALRLLTGAAEAGFFPGVVLYLSRWFPAARRGRIMALFMSAIPVSGLLGGPFSGWILQHFAAGQHGLAGWQWMFLIQGLPTVALGVLAVFLLSDGYQKAAWLSPAERQLIAADLDADAASKPSTTGDGVLAVLTNPLIWTFGFVYFCIQSGVYAINFWLPSIIKNMGFDNPLLIGWLSAIPYLLAGVFMILCGRSADLRNERRWHLVVPMLMGAIGLLIAVNFAGNPTIAILGLSIATMGALTGLPMFWPMPTALLSAGAAVAGLAIINSVGQMAGFLSPYLVGFIKDQTGSTDAALYSLAALIVLGSLVALRVTRAGALSTARAS, translated from the coding sequence ATGGCATACAGCCCCGCCCCTGACCAAGGCACGGACACCACCCGCAACGCGCTGTACCGGCGCATCACCCTGCGGCTGATTCCGTTCATTTTCATCTGCTACCTGTTCAACTACCTGGACCGCGTCAACGTCGGCTTTGCCAAGCTGCAGATGCTCGACGCCCTGAAGTTCAGCGAAACGGTGTACGGCCTTGGTGCCGGCATCTTCTTCATCGGCTATGTGCTCTGCGGCCTGCCGAGCAACCTGGCGCTCAACCGCTTCGGCCCGCGGCGCTGGATCGCGCTGATGATGATCGCCTGGGGCAGCCTCTCCACCTGCCTGCTGTTCGTCACCACGCCCACCGAGTTCTATGCCTTGCGCCTGTTGACCGGCGCCGCCGAAGCCGGCTTCTTCCCGGGCGTGGTGCTGTACCTTTCGCGCTGGTTCCCGGCGGCCCGCCGCGGCCGCATCATGGCGCTGTTCATGTCGGCGATCCCGGTATCGGGCCTGCTCGGCGGGCCGTTCTCCGGCTGGATCCTCCAACATTTCGCCGCGGGCCAGCACGGCCTGGCCGGCTGGCAATGGATGTTCCTGATCCAGGGCCTGCCGACCGTTGCCTTGGGTGTACTGGCGGTGTTCCTGCTCAGTGACGGCTACCAGAAAGCCGCCTGGCTGAGCCCGGCCGAACGTCAGCTGATCGCCGCCGACCTGGACGCCGATGCCGCCAGCAAGCCGAGCACCACCGGCGACGGCGTGCTCGCCGTGCTGACCAACCCGCTGATCTGGACCTTCGGCTTTGTCTACTTCTGCATCCAGAGCGGTGTGTATGCGATCAACTTCTGGCTGCCGTCGATCATCAAGAACATGGGCTTCGACAACCCGCTGCTGATCGGCTGGCTCAGCGCCATCCCGTACCTGCTGGCCGGCGTGTTCATGATCCTCTGCGGGCGTTCTGCCGACCTGCGCAATGAGCGCCGCTGGCATCTTGTGGTGCCGATGCTGATGGGCGCCATCGGCCTGCTGATCGCGGTGAACTTCGCCGGCAACCCGACCATTGCCATCCTCGGCCTGTCGATCGCCACCATGGGCGCGCTCACCGGCCTGCCGATGTTCTGGCCGATGCCCACCGCGCTGCTCAGCGCCGGCGCGGCTGTCGCGGGCCTTGCGATCATCAACTCGGTGGGCCAGATGGCCGGTTTCCTCAGCCCGTACCTGGTCGGTTTCATCAAGGACCAGACCGGCTCGACCGATGCTGCGCTGTATTCGCTGGCGGCGTTGATCGTGCTGGGTAGCCTGGTGGCCTTGCGGGTTACCCGGGCTGGCGCGCTGAGTACTGCAAGGGCCAGTTGA
- a CDS encoding FAD-dependent oxidoreductase, with translation MTQHAVARLAQLDEHRPLRVQAGSEEIILIRQGDQVHAYQGNCPHEGAPLNEGVVCGGLLVCPWHKAAFAVDEGAVCEPPALADLRRYKTWVKGDQVWVDDQPLPRTEPPRHSDARCFVVVGAGAAGSAAVATLLDHGFAGRLVWVDQERQPAYDRTSLSKFVIAGQMPPDEVPALLEPDALRKGQLERKHGKVRTLNTQKRQVILADGQQIDYDACLLATGGKALRPDIPGVDLPGVFTLRSREDAAHLLDAAEPGQPAVIVGDGFIGLEAASALRKYGVQVHLITRHEVPLARQLGERIGRSIRELHKRKGVTFHGPTEVERIEGQGKVEAVLLANGERLQTPLVLLGTGVRPATAFIQGVLLTEDKSVQVDAEMRAADGLWAAGDIATFPLSGRPVRIEHWRLAQQHGVIAAANMLGEQRRYADVPFFWTYQHGRTYEVLGHARDWNRIEFVGEPEKGHFIALQCVDERVEAVIAKGYSDAMATLSQRLKRPLTLQEALALIG, from the coding sequence ATGACCCAGCACGCCGTAGCTCGCCTGGCCCAACTCGACGAACACCGCCCCCTGCGCGTCCAGGCCGGCAGCGAGGAGATCATCCTCATCCGCCAGGGCGACCAGGTGCACGCCTATCAGGGCAACTGCCCCCACGAAGGCGCGCCACTCAATGAAGGCGTGGTGTGCGGCGGCCTGCTGGTGTGCCCCTGGCACAAGGCCGCGTTCGCCGTGGACGAGGGCGCGGTCTGCGAGCCGCCGGCCCTGGCCGACCTGCGACGCTACAAAACCTGGGTCAAGGGCGACCAGGTCTGGGTCGACGACCAACCCCTGCCCAGAACCGAGCCGCCCCGCCACAGCGACGCCCGCTGTTTCGTGGTGGTCGGCGCCGGTGCCGCGGGCAGCGCCGCAGTCGCCACCCTGCTGGACCATGGCTTTGCCGGCCGCCTGGTCTGGGTCGATCAGGAGCGCCAACCTGCCTACGATCGTACTTCCCTGAGCAAATTCGTGATCGCCGGGCAGATGCCGCCCGATGAAGTGCCGGCCCTGCTCGAGCCCGACGCCCTGCGCAAGGGCCAGCTGGAGCGCAAGCATGGCAAGGTGCGCACACTGAACACCCAGAAACGCCAGGTCATCCTGGCCGACGGCCAGCAGATCGACTATGACGCCTGCCTGCTGGCCACCGGCGGCAAGGCGCTGCGGCCCGATATCCCGGGCGTCGACCTGCCTGGGGTATTTACCCTGCGTTCACGGGAGGATGCCGCGCACCTGCTGGATGCTGCCGAGCCCGGCCAGCCGGCAGTGATCGTCGGCGATGGCTTCATCGGCCTGGAAGCCGCATCGGCCTTGCGCAAGTACGGCGTGCAGGTGCACCTGATCACCCGCCATGAGGTCCCCCTGGCCCGGCAACTGGGCGAGCGCATTGGCCGTAGCATCCGCGAGTTGCACAAACGCAAGGGGGTCACCTTCCACGGCCCTACCGAGGTCGAACGGATCGAGGGCCAGGGCAAGGTCGAGGCCGTGCTGCTGGCCAACGGTGAGCGACTACAGACGCCATTGGTGCTGCTGGGTACCGGGGTAAGACCTGCGACCGCGTTCATTCAGGGCGTGCTGCTGACCGAGGACAAGTCGGTGCAAGTGGACGCTGAAATGCGCGCTGCAGATGGCCTGTGGGCCGCGGGGGATATCGCCACCTTCCCCCTCAGCGGGCGCCCGGTGCGTATCGAACACTGGCGGCTGGCCCAGCAACATGGGGTGATCGCCGCGGCCAACATGCTCGGCGAGCAGCGCCGCTACGCCGACGTACCGTTCTTCTGGACCTACCAGCACGGCCGCACCTACGAAGTACTGGGCCACGCGCGGGACTGGAACCGTATCGAGTTCGTCGGCGAGCCGGAAAAAGGCCACTTCATTGCCTTGCAATGCGTGGATGAGCGGGTCGAGGCAGTTATCGCCAAGGGCTATTCCGATGCCATGGCGACGCTGTCGCAACGCCTGAAGCGCCCGTTGACCTTGCAGGAGGCCTTGGCGCTGATCGGCTGA
- a CDS encoding aldo/keto reductase → MIYRPLGHSGLQVSALTLGSMMFGEQTSTEDALRIIDKAWDQGINFIDTADVYNAGRAEEIVGEAVARHRHDWIVASKVGFGPADGLPNRSGLSRKHIFNALDATLTRMDMDYLDIYYLHREDHKVPLEETVQAIGDLLRQGKIRYWGVSNFRGWRIAEACHIAERLGVPRPVVSQPLYNIVNRQAEPEQLTAAAAHGLGVVPFSPLARGVLSGKYAPGAVPDAGSRAGRQDKRIMEVEWRQESLAIARQIQAYVQAKGVGIVEFAIAWVLNNRLVSSAIVGPRTEEQWDTYGGALAVKITAEDEAFIDSLVTPGHASTPGFNDVAHYVSGRLARS, encoded by the coding sequence ATGATCTACCGCCCCCTCGGCCACAGTGGCCTGCAGGTTTCCGCCCTTACCCTGGGCAGCATGATGTTCGGCGAGCAAACCAGCACCGAAGACGCCCTGCGCATCATCGACAAGGCCTGGGACCAGGGCATCAACTTCATCGACACCGCAGACGTTTACAACGCCGGGCGTGCGGAGGAAATCGTCGGCGAAGCGGTGGCCCGTCATCGCCATGACTGGATCGTGGCCAGCAAGGTCGGCTTTGGCCCGGCCGATGGCCTTCCCAACCGCAGCGGCCTGTCGCGCAAGCACATCTTCAATGCCCTCGATGCCACGCTGACGCGCATGGACATGGACTACCTGGACATCTACTACCTGCACCGCGAAGACCACAAGGTGCCGCTGGAGGAAACCGTGCAGGCCATCGGCGACCTGCTGCGCCAAGGCAAGATCCGCTACTGGGGCGTGTCCAACTTCCGCGGCTGGCGCATCGCCGAGGCCTGCCACATTGCTGAGCGCCTGGGCGTGCCCAGGCCGGTGGTGAGCCAGCCGCTGTACAACATCGTCAATCGCCAGGCCGAACCGGAGCAGCTCACCGCTGCGGCCGCCCATGGTCTGGGCGTGGTGCCATTCAGCCCGCTCGCGCGGGGCGTGCTCAGCGGCAAGTATGCGCCGGGGGCGGTACCGGATGCCGGTAGCCGTGCCGGGCGCCAGGACAAGCGCATCATGGAGGTGGAATGGCGGCAGGAGTCGTTGGCCATTGCCCGGCAGATCCAGGCCTATGTGCAAGCCAAGGGCGTGGGTATCGTCGAATTCGCGATTGCCTGGGTACTGAACAATCGGCTGGTCAGTTCGGCGATTGTCGGGCCGCGGACCGAAGAACAGTGGGATACCTATGGCGGGGCGCTGGCGGTGAAGATTACCGCGGAGGATGAAGCGTTCATTGATTCGCTGGTCACGCCGGGGCATGCCTCGACGCCGGGGTTCAATGATGTGGCGCATTATGTGAGTGGGCGGTTGGCCCGTAGCTGA
- a CDS encoding LLM class flavin-dependent oxidoreductase, producing the protein MTALSVLDLVMIGEGKTFADAIEESRQLARHVEQQHYSRYWIAEHHDMPGIGSAATSLVINEIANATRHIRVGAGGIMLPNHAPLVVAEQFGTLDTLHPGRIDLGLGRAPGSSGPTVRALRGAAPERDFSQDIAELRDYLADNGQRRVRGVPGKHDIPVWILGSSLFGADLAAKLGLPYAFASHFAPRYLLQAIAHYRANFQPSAQLAKPYVMVGMNLFAADSDAEADYLASSHRKWMLDLHVGRVGLLPKPQEGYVESLPDHEREVLEQVMACTVAGGPDRVREGLRTLIEQTGADELMIDCRIHDPLARQRSHAYAAQALAQLG; encoded by the coding sequence ATGACTGCACTGTCCGTACTGGACCTGGTCATGATCGGCGAAGGCAAGACCTTCGCCGACGCGATCGAAGAGTCCCGCCAACTGGCGCGCCATGTCGAGCAACAGCACTACAGCCGCTACTGGATCGCCGAGCACCACGACATGCCGGGCATCGGCTCGGCCGCCACGTCACTGGTCATCAACGAAATCGCCAACGCCACCCGGCATATCCGCGTCGGCGCCGGTGGCATCATGCTGCCCAACCACGCGCCGCTGGTGGTGGCCGAGCAGTTCGGTACGCTCGACACCCTGCACCCTGGCCGCATCGATCTGGGCCTCGGCCGTGCGCCGGGCAGTTCCGGGCCTACCGTGCGCGCCTTGCGTGGTGCTGCGCCAGAGCGCGACTTCAGCCAGGACATCGCCGAGCTGCGTGACTACCTGGCCGACAACGGCCAGCGCCGCGTGCGCGGCGTGCCGGGCAAGCATGACATCCCGGTGTGGATCCTCGGCTCCAGCCTGTTCGGCGCCGACCTGGCAGCGAAACTGGGCCTGCCCTATGCCTTCGCCTCGCACTTTGCCCCGCGCTACCTGCTGCAGGCCATTGCCCATTACCGGGCCAACTTCCAGCCTTCGGCACAACTGGCCAAGCCGTATGTGATGGTGGGCATGAACCTGTTCGCCGCCGACAGCGATGCCGAGGCGGATTATCTGGCCAGCTCCCATCGCAAGTGGATGCTGGACTTGCACGTCGGGCGCGTCGGCCTGTTGCCCAAGCCGCAGGAGGGCTATGTCGAGAGCCTGCCGGACCATGAACGCGAGGTACTTGAGCAGGTGATGGCCTGCACCGTGGCCGGCGGGCCGGACCGGGTAAGGGAAGGGTTGCGCACGCTGATCGAGCAGACCGGTGCGGATGAACTGATGATCGACTGCCGCATCCACGACCCGCTGGCGCGGCAGCGTTCGCATGCCTATGCCGCGCAGGCCCTGGCGCAGCTGGGTTAA
- a CDS encoding LysR family transcriptional regulator produces the protein MEPNRFGDITAFVSAAKAGSFTAAAATLGLTRSAVGKSIARLEARMAVRLLNRTTRKLSLTDEGLVAYERWRQILDDLDEVESTMAQRRGKPTGTLRLTAPLSFGQRHVLPILDRYLKQWPELRADIRFTDRFVDLVEEGIDVAVRIGVPKEDSQLLTRTVAWQQFVTCASPAYLDARGVPQVPGDLYGHDKIAFLAGEKVMPWRFHTEAGLHLCEDPGRLNIDSSEAMLAGARAGFGLIHLPTYITGDDLRAGTLVEVLQAYRPPADPIRIVYPSKRHLSPRVRGFIDLLVASWEPGVPWED, from the coding sequence ATGGAACCCAACCGCTTCGGCGACATCACCGCCTTCGTCAGCGCCGCGAAGGCTGGCAGTTTTACCGCCGCCGCCGCCACCTTGGGCCTGACGCGCTCGGCGGTGGGCAAGAGCATCGCTCGCCTGGAGGCGCGCATGGCCGTGCGCTTGCTCAACCGCACCACGCGCAAGCTGAGCCTGACCGACGAGGGCCTGGTGGCCTATGAACGCTGGCGGCAGATTCTGGATGACCTGGACGAGGTGGAAAGCACTATGGCCCAGCGCCGTGGCAAGCCCACCGGCACCCTGCGCCTGACAGCACCCCTGTCGTTCGGTCAGCGCCATGTGCTGCCGATTCTCGACCGCTACCTGAAGCAGTGGCCCGAGCTGCGCGCGGATATACGCTTCACCGACCGTTTCGTCGACCTGGTCGAGGAGGGTATCGACGTTGCGGTGCGTATCGGTGTGCCGAAGGAAGACTCGCAACTCTTGACCCGTACGGTGGCCTGGCAGCAGTTCGTCACCTGCGCCTCGCCCGCATACCTGGACGCACGCGGCGTACCACAGGTGCCCGGCGACCTCTACGGCCATGACAAGATCGCCTTCCTGGCCGGCGAAAAGGTCATGCCGTGGCGCTTTCATACCGAAGCGGGGCTGCACCTGTGCGAAGACCCCGGGCGGCTGAACATCGACAGCTCCGAGGCGATGCTCGCCGGCGCCCGGGCGGGTTTCGGGCTGATTCACCTGCCCACCTACATCACCGGCGACGACCTGCGCGCCGGCACCCTGGTGGAGGTGCTGCAAGCCTATCGGCCGCCAGCGGACCCGATTCGCATCGTCTACCCAAGCAAGCGCCACCTGTCGCCACGGGTACGCGGCTTCATCGACCTGCTGGTAGCCAGCTGGGAACCGGGCGTGCCCTGGGAGGACTGA
- a CDS encoding TraX family protein — translation MRSAGLDLVKWTAMLTMVADHLRFLWPDADGLFVVGRLAFPLFCLAIAVNVARTRCGALYTRGNLRYLGLMLVFAVLSEPAYRWLDSGSSTFSVMPTLVLGLLVAWGVHHPLISARVLGFAGLLAGWLFSEQLMYGLPGVMLPGAWLMARRKEGAAWLLPCLLAMGGNLTNSWLQEHLLAPFTVLTLMAAALAIPLGWSLLRQEGWRVPAVGRWGYLFYPVHLVVIKVFA, via the coding sequence GTGCGTTCAGCCGGGCTGGACCTGGTCAAGTGGACGGCGATGCTGACCATGGTCGCCGACCACCTGCGTTTTCTGTGGCCTGATGCCGATGGCTTGTTCGTGGTTGGCCGGTTGGCGTTTCCACTGTTTTGCCTGGCGATTGCGGTGAATGTGGCGCGCACCAGGTGCGGTGCGCTCTATACCCGCGGCAACCTGCGTTATCTGGGGCTGATGCTGGTGTTCGCGGTGCTGTCGGAACCTGCGTACCGTTGGCTGGACAGTGGTTCGTCAACGTTCAGTGTGATGCCGACCCTGGTGTTGGGGTTGCTGGTTGCCTGGGGTGTGCATCATCCGTTGATTTCGGCGCGCGTGCTTGGCTTTGCCGGTCTGCTTGCAGGGTGGCTGTTCAGCGAACAGCTGATGTACGGGCTGCCGGGGGTGATGCTGCCGGGCGCCTGGTTGATGGCTCGGCGCAAGGAAGGGGCAGCCTGGTTGTTGCCCTGCCTGTTGGCCATGGGGGGGAACCTGACCAACAGCTGGTTGCAGGAGCATCTGTTGGCGCCGTTTACCGTGCTGACGCTGATGGCCGCGGCCTTGGCGATTCCGCTCGGGTGGTCGTTGCTGCGTCAGGAGGGTTGGCGGGTGCCTGCGGTGGGGCGTTGGGGTTACCTGTTCTATCCGGTGCATTTAGTGGTGATCAAGGTCTTCGCTTGA
- a CDS encoding metal-dependent hydrolase has translation MDSITQAVLGAALQGTVLGRIQGRRSLLYGAALGTLPDLDVIIRYADPVSQMTYHRGFSHSLFVLTGLALLLAWLVNKCWPGKGYTLPRLFLAFWLVLVTHPLLDAFTVYGTQLFWPLQATPESWAAVFIIDPVYTVPLLAAVIYASIKGLTSKAVQIMTLALLFSAAYLGFGLAGRMAAEQRFQAALDRQGIAVSQVRAVPIAFNSLVWRVLAKTPDGDYYEGISSGFDQHPPEMQRLPRNLQLAQALAGHPLHQRLRWFTDDWLRYDQIGDALVVSDLRMGIPGNYTFRFNMAHRDSQGHWIADVPSLWEGAGPGATFNGDDLVLIWRRIVEQQPPLPLAAWTDRYLGPATVERGR, from the coding sequence TTGGACTCCATCACCCAGGCCGTACTCGGCGCGGCCTTGCAAGGTACCGTGCTCGGCCGCATCCAGGGCCGCCGCTCACTGTTGTATGGTGCGGCGCTGGGCACGCTTCCCGACCTGGACGTGATCATCCGCTACGCCGACCCGGTGTCGCAGATGACCTACCACCGCGGCTTTTCTCATTCCTTGTTCGTGCTCACCGGGCTGGCCTTGCTGCTGGCCTGGCTGGTCAACAAATGCTGGCCAGGCAAAGGCTATACCTTGCCCAGGCTGTTCCTGGCGTTCTGGCTGGTGCTGGTCACCCACCCGTTGCTCGACGCCTTCACGGTCTACGGCACGCAGTTGTTCTGGCCCTTGCAGGCCACCCCGGAAAGCTGGGCGGCGGTGTTCATCATCGACCCGGTCTACACCGTGCCGCTGCTGGCCGCGGTGATCTACGCAAGCATCAAGGGGCTGACAAGCAAGGCGGTGCAGATAATGACCTTGGCCTTGCTCTTCAGCGCAGCCTACCTGGGGTTCGGCCTGGCCGGACGCATGGCGGCCGAGCAGCGGTTCCAGGCTGCCCTCGACCGTCAAGGCATCGCCGTCAGCCAGGTGCGTGCCGTGCCGATAGCGTTCAACAGCCTGGTCTGGCGGGTGCTGGCCAAGACCCCGGATGGCGATTACTACGAGGGCATCAGCAGCGGGTTCGACCAGCACCCGCCAGAAATGCAACGTTTGCCGCGTAATCTTCAACTGGCGCAAGCGCTGGCCGGGCACCCGTTGCACCAGCGCCTGCGCTGGTTCACCGACGACTGGCTGCGCTACGACCAGATCGGCGATGCGCTGGTGGTCAGCGACCTGCGCATGGGTATCCCGGGTAACTACACGTTCCGCTTCAACATGGCCCACCGAGACAGCCAGGGGCACTGGATTGCCGATGTGCCGTCGCTGTGGGAGGGTGCCGGGCCAGGGGCGACGTTCAATGGCGACGACCTGGTGCTGATCTGGCGACGGATCGTCGAGCAGCAGCCACCTTTGCCGCTGGCCGCGTGGACCGATCGCTACCTGGGGCCTGCCACAGTCGAGCGCGGGCGCTGA
- a CDS encoding OprD family porin, producing the protein MNHTPCVALGLTLLSQPLLAAEGGFFEDSKATLSARNYYFSRDFSDIVGANRQSKAEEWAQGFILDFKSGYTPGTVGFGIDALGLLGIKLDSSPDRTNTGLLPVHGDGRAADEYSRLAPTFKARLSKTELRVGELQPNLPVLTFSDIRLLPPTYQGASLSSAEIDGLTVQAGHLKSIHLRNEGGDGKMNAMLGHVPIRQVESDAFNYLGGDYAFNANQSSVSLWYGQLEDIYEQGFVGLKHSKPLGNWVLSANLGYFTAREDGDALLGNIDNQAFFSMFTARHGGHSFHAGYQGIYGDSPFPRVFANISPLGNEVPTYEFAYTDERSYQVRYDYNFAAMGVPGLTATVRYITGNNVDTGLGYEGRDRERDLDIGYAVQGGVLKGLGIRVRNAMARSNYRSDIDENRLTLVYTWQLF; encoded by the coding sequence ATGAACCACACCCCTTGCGTCGCCCTGGGCCTGACTTTGCTCAGCCAACCGTTGCTGGCCGCCGAAGGCGGCTTCTTCGAAGATTCGAAGGCCACCCTGAGTGCCCGTAACTACTACTTCAGCCGCGACTTCTCCGACATCGTCGGGGCAAACCGGCAATCCAAGGCCGAGGAGTGGGCCCAGGGCTTCATCCTCGACTTCAAGTCGGGCTACACCCCGGGCACGGTCGGCTTTGGCATTGATGCCCTGGGCCTGCTGGGCATCAAGCTCGACAGCAGCCCAGACCGCACCAATACCGGGTTGCTGCCGGTGCACGGCGACGGCCGCGCCGCCGACGAATACAGCCGCCTGGCGCCCACCTTCAAGGCCCGGCTGTCCAAAACCGAATTGCGCGTCGGCGAACTGCAACCCAACCTGCCGGTGCTGACCTTCAGCGACATCCGCCTGTTGCCACCGACCTACCAGGGCGCCAGCCTGAGCTCGGCGGAAATCGACGGCCTGACCGTGCAGGCCGGGCACCTGAAAAGCATCCACCTGCGCAACGAAGGCGGCGACGGCAAGATGAATGCCATGCTCGGCCATGTGCCGATCCGCCAGGTAGAAAGCGACGCCTTCAACTACCTGGGCGGTGACTATGCGTTCAATGCCAACCAGAGCAGCGTCAGCCTGTGGTATGGGCAGCTTGAGGACATTTACGAACAGGGCTTTGTCGGCCTCAAGCACAGCAAGCCCCTGGGCAACTGGGTGCTCAGTGCCAACCTGGGGTATTTCACCGCGCGCGAGGACGGCGATGCGTTGCTCGGCAACATCGACAACCAGGCGTTCTTCTCGATGTTCACTGCCCGGCATGGCGGGCACAGCTTCCATGCCGGCTACCAGGGCATTTATGGCGACAGCCCGTTCCCACGGGTGTTCGCCAACATCTCGCCGCTGGGTAACGAAGTACCGACCTATGAGTTCGCCTACACCGACGAACGCTCGTACCAGGTGCGCTACGACTACAACTTCGCGGCCATGGGCGTGCCGGGGCTGACCGCGACCGTGCGCTACATAACCGGTAACAATGTCGATACCGGGCTGGGTTACGAAGGGCGCGACCGCGAGCGCGACCTGGACATCGGTTATGCGGTGCAGGGCGGTGTGCTGAAGGGGCTGGGGATCCGGGTGCGCAATGCCATGGCCCGGTCCAACTACCGCAGCGACATCGACGAGAACCGCTTGACGCTGGTGTACACCTGGCAGTTGTTCTGA
- a CDS encoding benzoate/H(+) symporter BenE family transporter — MKTLIKDSSLSAIVAGCIATMISYAGPLVIIFHAAEAAGLSHRQLSSWVWAVSMGSAVLGALLSLRYRVPVVIAWSIPGSALLVTALPQLGLEQAVGAYLVANLFLLLIGISGAFDRIIARLPGSIAAGMQAGILFSFGIEVFRALPVQPLLVLAMFVTYVLMRRVQPRYAVAAVLCVGTLVTVASGAFRSEALVLELASPQWVTPQFSLAAVFSLALPLVLVALTGQFMPGMAVLRNAGYPTPASPIISASALAGAALAPFGCHGLNLAAVTASLCTGHEAHENPRRRYVAAVAGSALYLLLGIAGATLMSLFAAFPAALIAALAGLALYGAISEALARSLAEPTERDAGLFTFLVTASGVAFLGLSAAFWGLLFGLLSHGLLRLRQPRAREVLRRTP, encoded by the coding sequence ATGAAAACCCTGATCAAGGACAGTTCACTGTCCGCCATCGTCGCCGGCTGCATCGCCACGATGATCTCCTACGCAGGCCCCTTGGTGATCATCTTCCACGCCGCAGAAGCTGCCGGCCTGTCCCATCGGCAACTGTCCTCCTGGGTCTGGGCAGTGTCCATGGGCAGTGCCGTACTCGGCGCGCTGCTCAGCCTGCGCTACCGGGTGCCGGTGGTGATCGCCTGGTCGATCCCTGGCTCGGCGCTGCTGGTCACCGCCTTGCCGCAACTGGGCCTGGAACAGGCCGTTGGCGCCTACCTGGTAGCCAACCTGTTCCTGCTGCTGATCGGCATCAGCGGGGCCTTCGACCGCATCATCGCGCGCCTGCCGGGCTCCATCGCCGCCGGCATGCAGGCCGGCATCCTGTTCAGCTTCGGCATCGAGGTGTTCCGCGCCTTGCCGGTGCAACCGCTGCTGGTACTGGCGATGTTCGTCACCTACGTGCTGATGCGCCGGGTGCAGCCGCGCTACGCCGTGGCGGCGGTGCTGTGCGTGGGCACGCTGGTGACCGTGGCCAGCGGTGCGTTTCGCAGCGAGGCATTGGTGCTGGAGCTGGCGTCGCCGCAGTGGGTCACCCCGCAGTTCAGCCTGGCAGCGGTATTCAGCCTGGCACTGCCGCTGGTGCTGGTGGCCCTTACCGGGCAGTTCATGCCGGGCATGGCAGTACTGCGCAACGCCGGCTACCCCACGCCGGCCAGCCCGATCATTAGTGCCAGCGCGCTGGCCGGTGCCGCGCTGGCGCCGTTCGGTTGCCACGGGCTGAACCTGGCGGCGGTCACTGCCAGCCTGTGCACTGGCCATGAAGCCCATGAAAACCCACGGCGGCGCTATGTCGCGGCGGTGGCTGGCAGTGCGCTGTACCTGCTGCTGGGGATCGCCGGGGCCACGCTGATGTCGCTGTTTGCAGCATTCCCCGCCGCCCTGATCGCCGCCCTGGCCGGGCTGGCCCTGTATGGCGCCATCAGCGAAGCCCTGGCCCGCAGCCTGGCGGAACCAACCGAGCGCGATGCCGGGCTGTTCACCTTCCTGGTCACCGCTTCGGGGGTGGCCTTCCTGGGCCTGTCGGCAGCGTTCTGGGGCTTGCTGTTCGGCCTGCTGAGCCATGGGTTGCTCAGGCTGCGCCAGCCACGTGCCCGGGAGGTGCTGCGCCGTACCCCATGA